One genomic segment of Rivularia sp. PCC 7116 includes these proteins:
- a CDS encoding S1C family serine protease, with the protein MVNSKLSRFSGLTLCVLFNWIGLIAIEEVLSVQRDKLGYSNSAVAQTASEQIARSVYKKASSTVVTVKDGKGHGSGFVVSQDGLIITNAHVVEGSPSVVTVEFPDGRKIPADVLGFAKGGLDLAVLKIHGQKNLRTLTLASDNSAQVGDRVFALGSPLNPEFKDTFTQGHITRINKSNGEVQHDAAVFGGNSGGPLLNTKGQVVGVNTRIITGSPAKLNTGMNFAIPASKVKSFIAAARKGDVSQDSTLERQKQREFIPISLNDKVINDKLTKENGFLNLYVFQGKAGQKVTIEMTSKNMNPALGLYQAIETSRGRDYQRIAQNDDKGAGDFNSRISIAIPADGVYVIEAKSSAGGQAGDYSLRAVVNP; encoded by the coding sequence ATGGTTAACAGTAAATTATCTCGATTTAGTGGTTTGACACTGTGTGTTTTATTTAACTGGATTGGTTTGATAGCTATCGAAGAAGTTTTATCTGTTCAAAGAGATAAATTAGGGTATTCCAACAGTGCTGTAGCGCAAACCGCATCAGAACAAATTGCTCGCAGCGTTTATAAAAAGGCAAGTTCGACGGTTGTAACGGTAAAGGATGGAAAAGGACACGGAAGCGGTTTTGTGGTTAGTCAAGATGGATTGATTATTACCAACGCTCATGTCGTCGAAGGAAGTCCGAGTGTAGTTACCGTTGAATTTCCAGATGGGAGAAAAATTCCTGCTGACGTGCTTGGTTTTGCTAAAGGTGGATTAGATTTAGCAGTGTTAAAAATTCACGGACAAAAGAATTTACGGACACTCACACTAGCTTCTGATAACAGCGCTCAAGTTGGCGATCGCGTGTTTGCGCTTGGTTCACCTCTTAATCCTGAATTTAAAGACACGTTTACTCAGGGACACATCACTCGTATCAACAAGAGCAATGGAGAGGTTCAACACGACGCAGCAGTTTTTGGAGGTAATTCCGGGGGACCATTACTTAATACCAAAGGTCAAGTAGTCGGTGTAAACACGAGAATTATAACTGGCTCACCTGCAAAATTAAATACAGGAATGAACTTTGCAATACCCGCATCCAAAGTAAAGTCATTTATAGCTGCTGCAAGAAAAGGTGATGTATCTCAAGATTCCACATTAGAAAGACAAAAACAGCGAGAATTTATTCCTATCTCCCTTAACGATAAAGTCATCAATGACAAACTAACAAAAGAAAATGGCTTTTTGAACCTGTATGTTTTTCAAGGTAAAGCAGGACAAAAAGTCACCATTGAGATGACAAGTAAAAACATGAATCCCGCTTTGGGTTTATATCAAGCTATCGAAACTTCTAGAGGTAGAGATTATCAACGAATAGCTCAAAACGACGACAAAGGAGCCGGTGATTTTAATTCTCGAATCTCTATAGCTATACCAGCGGATGGAGTTTATGTAATAGAAGCGAAATCTTCCGCAGGTGGACAAGCAGGTGATTATAGTTTGCGAGCGGTTGTTAATCCCTAA
- a CDS encoding carotenoid oxygenase family protein, whose translation MVTAAVNPFLDGNYAPVREEITADNLKIIGELPPDLSGMFVRNGPNPQWQPKGQYHWFDGDGMLHGVRISNGKASYRNRYVRTKGWQIEHQEGKAVWSGMLEPPQMDNPHGAYKNAANTALVWHAGEFLALWEGGAPHAIKLPELDTFGEYNYNGKLQSAFTAHPKVDAVTGEMMFFGYSFAPPFLHYSVVSSEGELLKTVPIELPMGVMMHDFAITANYTIFMDLPLTFNPMRMQKGEPGMMFEKDRASRFGIVPRHGDNNDIRWFEAPSCFVWHTLNAYEEGDEVILVACRMNSTNVLATNNEQRDAEGDIPYLYRWRFNLKDGSVREEKLDDVPSEFPRVNDNFLGQPTRYGYAGKMGQGAMPSFEGVIKYELNSGKSQTHEFGKGRYGGEAVFAPRAGGNGEDEGWVITFVYDSNEDISELVVVDAQDMTSEPVARVLIPQRVPYGFHGDWVSEEKMQKSK comes from the coding sequence ATGGTAACAGCAGCAGTAAATCCCTTTCTCGATGGTAATTATGCTCCGGTGCGCGAAGAAATTACCGCCGATAATTTAAAAATAATTGGAGAATTACCCCCCGATTTGTCGGGAATGTTTGTGAGAAATGGCCCCAATCCTCAATGGCAACCCAAAGGGCAGTATCATTGGTTTGATGGCGACGGAATGCTCCACGGCGTAAGGATTTCTAACGGTAAAGCCAGCTATCGCAACCGTTACGTGCGAACCAAAGGATGGCAAATCGAACATCAAGAAGGTAAAGCCGTGTGGAGTGGGATGTTAGAGCCTCCGCAGATGGATAATCCCCACGGAGCATATAAAAACGCTGCGAATACGGCGCTGGTATGGCACGCGGGAGAATTTTTAGCGCTTTGGGAGGGAGGTGCCCCTCATGCAATTAAACTTCCAGAATTAGACACTTTTGGCGAATATAATTACAACGGTAAATTGCAATCAGCCTTTACCGCACATCCTAAAGTAGATGCCGTAACCGGTGAAATGATGTTTTTCGGCTATTCATTTGCTCCGCCATTCTTACATTACAGTGTAGTTTCATCAGAAGGCGAACTTTTGAAAACCGTACCCATTGAATTACCGATGGGAGTAATGATGCACGATTTCGCCATCACCGCCAACTATACAATATTTATGGATTTGCCATTGACATTCAACCCCATGCGAATGCAAAAAGGCGAACCCGGTATGATGTTTGAGAAAGATAGAGCCAGTCGTTTTGGTATAGTTCCCCGTCACGGCGATAATAATGATATTCGCTGGTTTGAAGCTCCCTCTTGCTTTGTATGGCATACTTTAAATGCTTACGAAGAGGGAGATGAAGTAATACTTGTTGCTTGTCGGATGAATTCCACAAATGTGCTTGCCACCAATAACGAGCAACGCGATGCCGAAGGAGATATTCCATACCTATATCGTTGGAGATTTAACTTAAAAGACGGTAGCGTGCGCGAAGAAAAGTTAGACGATGTACCTTCAGAATTCCCTCGCGTCAACGATAACTTTTTAGGGCAACCAACCCGCTACGGTTACGCTGGCAAAATGGGACAAGGTGCGATGCCTAGTTTTGAAGGTGTAATTAAATATGAATTGAATAGCGGTAAATCCCAAACTCACGAATTTGGCAAAGGGCGTTATGGTGGTGAAGCAGTATTTGCACCCCGCGCCGGTGGAAACGGGGAAGATGAAGGTTGGGTAATTACTTTTGTGTATGACTCTAACGAGGATATATCTGAATTAGTAGTAGTTGATGCTCAAGATATGACATCCGAGCCAGTAGCGCGGGTATTGATTCCGCAGCGAGTACCCTATGGCTTTCATGGTGATTGGGTTTCTGAGGAGAAAATGCAAAAGTCAAAGTGA
- a CDS encoding long-chain fatty acid--CoA ligase, translating to MSKTKSTKNLFPKLSETDSLNLKSAVDYSKVESLPEIWSIAASQFGDITALHNPHAKPKQEIFTYRQLFNQIQQFAAGLQALGVKPEAGISRISLIADNSPRWFIADQGIMTAGAVDAVRSSQADVDELAYILANSDSNALVAQDLATFEKLRPRLDDLPIQLVILLTEESPPTEEVIKVFNFGQLMEIGAKHNLEPVKRSRDSLATLLYTSGTSGKPKGVMLSHGNLLYQVRNLRAIVQPEAGDVVLSILPTWHVLERTGEYFLLSQGCTQVYTNLRSIKNDLKKYKPHYMIAVPRILESVYEGVQKQFREQPTSKQNLINRFLGISGKYIQARRIAQNLDLQNLNPSTGERIAASIQEKALSPLHALAGKIVYGKVKEATGGRIKQFICGGGALAKHIDDFYEIIGIEILVGYGLTETSPVTHARRHWSNLRGSSGLGVPGTEVKIVDLETRKELAPTEKGLVLLKGPQIMQGYYKNPEATKKAIDSEGWFDSGDLGWVTPRLDIVLTGRAKDTIVLTNGENIEPLPIEDACLRSSFIDQIMLVGQDKKSLGAFIVPNVEALEKWAEAQNLELCVKEDNVTSSTSQKINLESKMIQDLFRQELTREVRNRPGYRPDDRIGPFKLILEPFSMENGMMTRTLKVRRHVVMERYHDMIERMFA from the coding sequence ATTTCTAAAACTAAGAGCACAAAAAATTTATTTCCTAAGCTTTCTGAAACGGACAGTTTAAATTTAAAAAGCGCGGTGGATTACTCAAAGGTAGAGTCCTTACCTGAAATTTGGTCAATCGCAGCAAGTCAATTCGGCGATATAACTGCTTTGCATAATCCCCATGCTAAGCCTAAACAGGAAATATTTACTTATAGACAACTTTTTAATCAAATTCAACAGTTTGCTGCTGGTTTACAGGCTTTGGGAGTCAAGCCAGAAGCTGGGATTTCTCGGATTTCACTAATTGCCGATAATAGTCCTCGCTGGTTTATTGCCGACCAAGGTATTATGACCGCTGGGGCTGTAGATGCAGTCCGCAGTTCTCAAGCTGATGTCGATGAGTTAGCGTATATTTTGGCTAATAGCGATAGTAATGCTTTAGTAGCGCAAGATTTAGCAACTTTTGAGAAATTGCGTCCTCGTTTAGATGATTTACCAATTCAATTAGTCATTTTGTTAACTGAAGAATCACCACCAACTGAAGAAGTTATTAAGGTGTTTAATTTCGGGCAGTTAATGGAGATTGGTGCAAAGCATAATCTAGAACCGGTTAAGCGAAGCCGCGATTCTTTAGCAACTTTACTTTATACCTCTGGAACTTCGGGTAAACCCAAAGGAGTAATGCTTTCTCACGGAAATTTGCTGTATCAGGTACGAAATTTACGGGCAATAGTGCAACCTGAAGCTGGAGATGTTGTTTTAAGTATTCTTCCCACCTGGCACGTGCTAGAACGCACCGGCGAGTATTTCCTGCTTTCTCAAGGCTGTACCCAAGTTTATACAAATTTACGTTCGATCAAAAATGATTTGAAAAAGTATAAACCCCACTACATGATTGCGGTACCGCGTATTTTAGAATCAGTTTACGAAGGAGTACAAAAGCAGTTTCGCGAACAACCAACTTCCAAGCAAAATTTAATTAATCGGTTTTTAGGTATTAGTGGCAAATATATCCAAGCGCGACGAATTGCTCAAAACCTAGATTTACAAAATCTGAATCCCTCCACGGGAGAACGAATTGCGGCTAGCATTCAAGAAAAAGCACTTTCACCACTACACGCCCTAGCTGGAAAAATAGTTTATGGCAAGGTAAAGGAAGCGACGGGAGGAAGAATTAAACAGTTTATTTGTGGTGGTGGTGCATTAGCAAAGCACATAGATGACTTCTACGAGATTATTGGTATAGAAATCTTGGTTGGTTACGGCTTAACGGAAACCTCTCCTGTTACTCACGCCCGCCGTCACTGGAGCAACTTACGAGGTTCTTCGGGATTGGGGGTACCGGGCACGGAAGTCAAAATTGTTGATTTGGAAACTCGTAAAGAATTAGCGCCCACAGAAAAGGGTTTGGTATTGCTTAAAGGACCGCAAATTATGCAGGGTTATTATAAGAACCCAGAAGCAACAAAGAAAGCAATTGATAGCGAAGGCTGGTTTGATAGCGGCGATTTGGGTTGGGTAACTCCCCGTCTAGATATAGTTTTAACCGGACGAGCAAAAGACACTATCGTATTAACCAACGGGGAAAACATTGAGCCGCTTCCCATCGAAGACGCTTGCTTGAGATCTTCATTTATCGACCAAATAATGCTAGTGGGACAAGACAAAAAAAGTCTTGGTGCTTTCATAGTTCCGAATGTAGAAGCATTAGAAAAATGGGCAGAAGCACAAAATTTGGAATTATGTGTTAAAGAAGACAATGTTACGTCATCCACCAGCCAAAAAATCAACCTTGAGAGTAAAATGATCCAGGATTTGTTTAGGCAAGAGTTGACTCGGGAAGTGCGGAATCGTCCGGGATATCGACCGGATGACCGTATCGGGCCATTTAAACTGATTCTGGAACCGTTTTCTATGGAAAATGGCATGATGACACGCACTCTTAAAGTCCGGCGACACGTTGTGATGGAACGCTATCACGATATGATTGAGCGGATGTTTGCCTAA
- a CDS encoding YlqD family protein codes for MDISNPQLLLKRVINVKAIVTPLWKEEVTQQLQSQINQTDQQLQQIDVQGQRAITEIQKQGLQPPGPQTLQQIENIQTQVNEKKSEMLEQKNQSLQNLQQVQMLELDQEVNQFQLEGFFRAEQGDNLISKMQVEIVLRDGVIEEIRGDI; via the coding sequence ATGGACATCTCTAACCCTCAATTGCTGCTAAAACGCGTTATTAACGTTAAAGCCATCGTTACACCTTTATGGAAAGAGGAAGTAACCCAGCAATTACAATCTCAAATCAACCAAACCGACCAGCAATTACAGCAAATTGATGTCCAAGGGCAACGAGCAATTACTGAAATTCAGAAGCAAGGTTTGCAACCCCCAGGACCTCAAACACTACAGCAAATTGAGAATATTCAAACTCAAGTGAATGAGAAAAAAAGCGAGATGCTAGAGCAGAAAAACCAAAGCCTGCAAAATCTCCAACAAGTACAAATGCTTGAATTAGACCAAGAAGTGAATCAATTTCAACTCGAAGGTTTCTTCCGAGCAGAACAAGGCGATAACCTAATTAGTAAAATGCAGGTCGAAATTGTTCTGCGCGATGGCGTTATCGAAGAAATTCGCGGCGACATTTAA
- a CDS encoding dihydrolipoamide acetyltransferase family protein, translating into MSIHEIFMPALSSTMTEGKIVSWEKSPGDKVEKGETVVVVESDKADMDVESFYEGYMAHILVEAGSSAPVGSAIAFLAETEAEIETAIAQAKSSGAAPEPAKVAAATAPGQTAQSAPTTSTNGTSQNGAARGSGRKIASPRARKLAKEFKVDLSGISGSGPHGRIIAQDVETAAGKSTTVKSSAPATAQPTAAPAHSSPKVTPAATPAPMPVAATPGQTVPLTTLQNAVVRTMNHSLSVPTFHVGYSIATDELNKLYKQIKSKGVTMTALLAKAVAMTLQKHPLLNTNYSEQGIVYPANINIAVAVAMDDGGLITPVLQNADRLDIYSLSRNWKSLVERARAKQLQPEEYSSGTFTISNLGMFGVDTFDAILPPNQGSILAIAASRPEVVATPDGMMGVRTLMKVNITCDHRVIYGAHAAAFLKDLAQLIETNSQSLTM; encoded by the coding sequence ATGAGTATTCACGAAATATTTATGCCCGCGCTGAGTTCTACAATGACCGAAGGTAAAATCGTCTCTTGGGAGAAATCTCCTGGGGACAAAGTAGAGAAAGGCGAAACGGTGGTAGTTGTTGAATCAGATAAAGCAGATATGGATGTGGAATCCTTCTATGAAGGGTACATGGCACATATCTTAGTAGAAGCCGGAAGCAGTGCCCCTGTAGGTTCTGCGATCGCGTTTTTAGCGGAAACTGAAGCTGAAATTGAAACAGCAATAGCTCAAGCCAAATCGAGCGGTGCTGCACCAGAACCGGCTAAAGTTGCTGCTGCAACTGCCCCCGGACAAACAGCACAATCTGCCCCAACAACTTCAACGAATGGTACTTCTCAAAATGGTGCGGCACGTGGGAGTGGTAGAAAAATTGCTTCACCCCGCGCTCGTAAATTAGCTAAGGAATTTAAAGTTGATTTAAGCGGTATTTCGGGTAGCGGTCCTCACGGGCGTATTATTGCACAAGACGTGGAAACTGCTGCCGGTAAGTCTACTACAGTTAAATCTTCTGCACCTGCAACGGCTCAACCAACTGCTGCACCCGCTCACAGTTCTCCTAAAGTTACCCCTGCTGCGACACCTGCACCTATGCCAGTAGCAGCAACTCCAGGGCAAACAGTACCTTTGACGACTTTGCAAAATGCCGTAGTGCGGACTATGAATCATAGCTTGTCCGTACCGACATTCCACGTAGGTTATTCGATTGCTACCGACGAATTAAACAAACTTTATAAGCAAATAAAATCTAAAGGCGTAACAATGACGGCGCTACTAGCGAAAGCGGTAGCAATGACATTACAGAAACACCCCTTGTTGAATACAAACTATTCAGAACAGGGAATAGTATATCCTGCGAACATCAATATTGCGGTAGCTGTAGCAATGGATGACGGAGGATTAATTACACCAGTATTGCAAAATGCCGATCGACTAGATATTTACAGCTTGTCGCGTAACTGGAAATCATTGGTAGAACGCGCTCGGGCAAAGCAACTGCAGCCAGAAGAATACAGTAGCGGCACCTTCACCATATCCAATTTGGGTATGTTTGGCGTAGATACATTCGATGCTATTTTGCCACCCAATCAAGGTTCAATATTAGCGATCGCTGCATCTCGTCCGGAAGTAGTAGCCACCCCCGACGGTATGATGGGAGTACGTACTCTAATGAAAGTTAACATTACCTGCGACCATAGAGTTATCTACGGTGCCCATGCAGCAGCATTCCTCAAAGATTTAGCGCAATTAATTGAAACCAATTCTCAATCTTTGACAATGTAA
- a CDS encoding patatin-like phospholipase family protein produces the protein MSFKYKVLSIDGGGIRGIVPAIILKEIEQRTQKRIWELFDLIAGTSTGGFLAMILTMPNPENPNTARYSMEEIINMYRKDGKNIFHEPFLESLTEVDDLLRPKYPSEGRQKIAEKYFQDAVLQDALTNIFITSYDIELRVPVFFINNSTFQRHSGTSFRKLCTDYKMIEAAMATSAAPTFFEPYKLAMRGCDDAGDYALVDGAMFANNPTALAIVEAIIYSQNHGEEIGLENILVASFGTGSLTRKFPYDEAVNWGKLQWLQPLINIFLDGASEVANYQLRQLLPDAQNIDKQYYRFQKELTEANDDLDNTTEENMKLLEKVAHTIISEQSRELDKLCEHLGA, from the coding sequence ATGTCTTTTAAATATAAAGTATTATCAATCGATGGTGGCGGTATTCGTGGTATTGTTCCGGCAATAATTCTTAAGGAAATTGAACAACGAACTCAAAAACGAATATGGGAATTGTTTGATTTAATCGCTGGAACTTCAACTGGAGGTTTTCTAGCAATGATTCTCACCATGCCAAATCCCGAAAATCCAAATACTGCTCGGTACAGTATGGAAGAGATAATCAATATGTACCGAAAAGATGGAAAAAATATTTTTCACGAGCCTTTTTTAGAAAGTTTGACGGAAGTTGATGATTTATTAAGACCAAAATATCCTTCTGAGGGTAGACAAAAAATTGCTGAAAAATACTTTCAGGATGCCGTTCTTCAAGATGCATTAACTAATATTTTTATTACTAGTTACGATATAGAGTTGCGGGTGCCGGTATTTTTTATTAATAATTCTACATTTCAAAGACATTCAGGAACTAGTTTTCGCAAGCTTTGTACCGATTACAAGATGATAGAAGCTGCGATGGCAACTTCTGCTGCTCCAACTTTTTTTGAACCTTATAAATTAGCGATGCGCGGTTGTGATGATGCTGGCGATTATGCTTTAGTCGATGGTGCAATGTTTGCAAATAATCCTACAGCCTTAGCAATTGTTGAAGCTATTATCTATTCGCAAAATCACGGTGAAGAAATAGGTTTAGAAAATATTTTAGTTGCTTCTTTTGGTACCGGTTCTCTGACAAGAAAATTTCCTTACGACGAAGCAGTTAATTGGGGAAAACTGCAATGGTTGCAGCCATTAATTAATATTTTTCTTGATGGTGCTAGCGAGGTCGCAAACTATCAATTAAGACAGTTATTACCGGATGCCCAAAATATCGATAAACAGTACTACCGCTTCCAAAAAGAATTAACTGAAGCAAATGATGATTTAGATAATACGACTGAAGAAAATATGAAATTATTGGAAAAAGTTGCACATACAATTATTTCAGAGCAAAGTCGAGAACTTGATAAATTGTGCGAGCATCTTGGAGCTTAA
- a CDS encoding YbhB/YbcL family Raf kinase inhibitor-like protein, translating into MKLESDSFSADGLIPPEFTCDGEAISPSLKWDEPPRETQSLVLIMDDPDAPGKTFVHWVLYDIPPKTRYIPQAIAPDAMLDGSGIHGTNDYEQFGYGAPCPPDGTHRYYFKLYALDTSLGLAAGASKKDIEAAMEGHIVSQTELIGRYKRQK; encoded by the coding sequence ATGAAATTAGAAAGCGATAGTTTTTCTGCGGATGGATTAATTCCACCTGAATTTACCTGCGATGGTGAAGCAATTTCCCCATCTTTGAAGTGGGATGAACCACCTCGTGAAACCCAAAGTCTGGTGTTAATCATGGACGATCCAGATGCTCCCGGTAAGACTTTTGTTCATTGGGTGCTTTACGATATTCCACCGAAAACTCGTTATATCCCTCAAGCAATTGCGCCGGATGCAATGCTAGATGGTAGCGGGATTCACGGCACTAACGACTACGAACAATTTGGTTACGGAGCTCCATGTCCCCCCGACGGAACCCATCGCTACTATTTCAAGCTATATGCTTTAGACACATCTTTAGGTTTAGCTGCGGGTGCTAGTAAAAAAGATATCGAAGCAGCTATGGAAGGGCATATAGTTTCGCAAACAGAATTAATCGGACGCTACAAACGACAAAAGTAG
- a CDS encoding DUF4058 family protein — MSSPFPGMNPYLENPELWSEVHHRLITAIADAVEPQLSLEYRVAIEKRTYLGDVEDSVLVGIPDVAVTTKKNTSTENKVATATLPVQGESVTVKLPVPEEKKEAYLEIREVATGYVVTTIEVLSPTNKRTGKGRDAYEEKRRDVLSTPTHLVEIDLLRAGSPMQILSEIPKTDYRILVARGNRRPLAEVFGFYLQQQIPQFLLPLKSEDNEPLVDLQSLLEQVYERGRFYLAIDYSIEPVPALNSEDKIWADTLLKEKELRS, encoded by the coding sequence ATGTCTTCTCCATTTCCAGGAATGAACCCCTATCTAGAAAATCCTGAATTATGGTCGGAAGTTCATCATCGTTTGATTACAGCAATTGCTGATGCAGTAGAACCGCAACTTAGCCTAGAATATCGGGTAGCTATCGAAAAGCGGACTTATTTAGGTGATGTTGAAGATTCGGTTTTGGTGGGAATTCCTGATGTAGCTGTAACAACTAAAAAAAATACTTCTACTGAGAATAAAGTAGCAACAGCAACTTTACCCGTTCAAGGTGAATCGGTAACTGTAAAACTTCCAGTACCGGAAGAAAAGAAAGAAGCATATTTAGAAATTCGAGAAGTCGCAACTGGGTATGTCGTAACAACTATCGAAGTTCTTTCTCCTACTAATAAACGTACCGGAAAAGGAAGAGATGCTTACGAAGAAAAGCGTCGAGATGTATTAAGTACTCCTACACATTTGGTAGAAATTGACTTGCTTCGTGCTGGCAGCCCGATGCAAATTCTTAGCGAAATTCCAAAAACTGATTATCGCATCTTAGTTGCTCGTGGAAATCGTCGTCCCTTAGCTGAAGTGTTCGGATTTTATCTTCAACAACAAATCCCTCAATTTTTGCTTCCTCTCAAATCTGAAGACAACGAACCTTTGGTAGACTTACAAAGTTTGTTAGAGCAAGTTTACGAAAGAGGAAGATTTTATTTAGCAATTGATTATAGTATTGAACCAGTACCAGCGTTAAATTCGGAAGATAAAATTTGGGCTGATACACTTTTGAAAGAGAAAGAATTGCGTAGTTAA
- a CDS encoding GNAT family N-acetyltransferase: MHQTKRDKIIIFPSHQQIKAAAYWLQKYHPANPDLEYALNLVILGKIVPDKTGELVAISYKPSINQKVTPDNIQGAMMINSQNTQTSFESSNQITTKILFSLVKKCGLPKKIITSSQVKQWIRPLMLEHYQIEREYDQLVMICTQLSEIKDNSKGRWATLQDKPALIAYEQAYITERGSGNPNRDWNSLIKKRQIAVLEYSGKIASVVRYNPTANYALVVAPFTFPEFRRQGLARQLLAFLAKELLSEYAVLKLWVDKENIPAIALYCSLNFQQIGSCYTGYFSK; this comes from the coding sequence ATGCATCAAACCAAGCGCGATAAAATTATTATATTTCCTTCTCATCAACAAATAAAAGCTGCTGCTTACTGGTTACAAAAATATCATCCTGCAAATCCAGATTTAGAATACGCTCTTAATCTTGTTATTCTAGGTAAAATCGTTCCCGATAAAACTGGAGAATTAGTTGCTATTTCCTACAAACCATCTATAAATCAAAAGGTAACTCCGGATAATATTCAAGGAGCTATGATGATAAATTCTCAAAATACTCAAACATCTTTTGAGAGTAGCAATCAAATTACTACCAAAATCTTATTTTCCCTGGTTAAAAAATGCGGTTTACCTAAAAAAATTATTACTTCAAGTCAAGTTAAACAGTGGATTCGTCCGCTGATGCTCGAACATTATCAAATAGAAAGAGAATATGACCAATTAGTAATGATTTGTACTCAACTATCTGAGATTAAAGATAATAGTAAAGGTCGTTGGGCAACATTACAAGATAAACCTGCACTCATAGCTTACGAGCAAGCATATATTACAGAGCGCGGTAGTGGAAATCCGAATCGCGATTGGAACAGTTTAATTAAAAAGCGTCAGATAGCAGTTTTAGAATACTCTGGTAAAATTGCTTCAGTTGTTAGGTACAATCCAACAGCAAATTATGCTTTGGTAGTAGCGCCATTCACTTTTCCCGAATTTCGCAGACAGGGATTAGCTCGACAACTGCTAGCGTTTTTGGCTAAAGAATTACTTTCAGAATATGCAGTTTTGAAACTGTGGGTAGATAAAGAGAATATTCCCGCGATCGCGCTTTACTGCTCTTTGAATTTCCAACAGATTGGTTCTTGCTACACTGGTTATTTCTCTAAATAG
- a CDS encoding DUF4178 domain-containing protein: MTLLLWLGVFVIIAGGAYLLVLQQRGTLPGSKPKKELPSLKRNIFNLQIGDIVQYMGIDWVVEGKLTYKDGEYSWLEYMLQDNNDIRWLSVDEDDTVEVALLEATNQLDISETPPPKKLTFGDENYKCVDSGVASMSREGTVQRRTASRCQYFDYEGSADKVLSIEVWDGETEVTVGNRINPRSLTILPGDGNRVYGL; this comes from the coding sequence ATGACACTATTACTATGGCTTGGAGTTTTCGTAATCATCGCTGGCGGAGCTTATTTATTAGTGCTTCAACAGCGAGGTACATTACCTGGTAGTAAACCTAAAAAAGAATTACCGTCGCTCAAACGCAATATATTTAATTTGCAAATCGGCGATATTGTTCAATACATGGGTATTGACTGGGTGGTGGAAGGAAAACTTACTTATAAAGATGGTGAGTATTCCTGGCTGGAATATATGCTGCAAGATAATAATGACATTAGATGGTTAAGCGTGGATGAAGACGACACTGTAGAAGTTGCATTACTAGAAGCAACCAATCAATTAGATATTAGCGAAACACCACCACCTAAAAAGTTAACTTTCGGGGATGAAAATTATAAATGCGTTGACTCTGGGGTAGCGAGTATGAGTCGTGAAGGTACCGTGCAAAGACGTACAGCTTCGCGGTGTCAATACTTTGATTACGAAGGCTCCGCAGATAAAGTACTTTCCATTGAAGTTTGGGATGGAGAAACCGAAGTTACTGTCGGTAATAGGATAAATCCTAGGTCGTTGACTATTTTACCCGGTGATGGGAATCGGGTTTATGGATTGTGA